A window of the Pseudomonas gozinkensis genome harbors these coding sequences:
- a CDS encoding MFS transporter, translating to MSQELRLVRRITLKLIPFLILLYLIAYVDRSAVGFAKLHMGADIGIGDAAYGLGAGLFFIGYFLFEIPSNLMLERFGARRWFARIMITWGAITIGMAFVQGPHSFYVMRFLLGAAEAGFFPGVLYYITQWFPVRHRGKILGLFILSQPIAMMITGPVSGGLLGMDGILGLHGWQWLFIVIGTPAILLTWPVLRWLPDGPQQVKWMDQAEKDWLTGELKKDLQEYGQTRHGNPLHALKDKRVLLLALFYLPVTLSIYGLGLWLPTLIKQFGGSDLVTGFVSSVPYIFGIIGLLIIPRSSDRLNDRYGHLAVLYVLGAIGLFLSAWLSLPVAQLAALCLVAFALFSCTAVFWTLPGRFFAGASAAAGIALINSVGNLGGYIGPFVIGALKEYTGNLASGLYFLSGVMVFGLILTGVVYRLLERKHVLPVEQFAASARGATRT from the coding sequence ATGAGCCAGGAACTGCGGCTTGTCCGGCGCATCACGCTGAAACTGATTCCCTTCCTGATCCTGCTGTACCTGATCGCCTATGTGGATCGCTCCGCCGTCGGCTTCGCCAAGCTGCACATGGGCGCCGACATCGGCATCGGCGATGCCGCCTACGGGCTTGGCGCCGGGCTGTTTTTCATCGGCTATTTTCTGTTTGAAATCCCCAGCAACCTGATGCTCGAACGCTTCGGCGCGCGGCGCTGGTTTGCGCGGATCATGATCACCTGGGGCGCGATCACCATCGGCATGGCGTTCGTGCAGGGGCCGCACAGTTTCTACGTGATGCGCTTTCTGCTCGGCGCGGCGGAGGCGGGGTTCTTTCCCGGCGTTCTGTACTACATCACCCAATGGTTCCCGGTGCGCCATCGCGGCAAGATCCTCGGGCTGTTCATCCTTTCCCAACCCATCGCGATGATGATCACCGGCCCCGTTTCGGGCGGTTTGCTGGGCATGGACGGCATCCTCGGCCTGCACGGCTGGCAGTGGCTGTTCATCGTCATCGGCACCCCGGCGATCCTGCTGACCTGGCCCGTATTGCGCTGGCTGCCGGACGGCCCGCAGCAAGTGAAATGGATGGACCAGGCCGAGAAGGACTGGCTGACCGGCGAGCTGAAAAAGGACCTGCAGGAATACGGCCAGACCCGTCACGGCAATCCGCTGCATGCGCTGAAAGACAAACGGGTGTTGCTGCTGGCGCTGTTCTACCTGCCGGTGACCCTGAGCATTTATGGCCTGGGCCTGTGGTTGCCGACCCTGATCAAACAGTTCGGCGGCAGCGATCTGGTCACCGGTTTCGTGTCATCGGTACCGTACATTTTCGGGATCATCGGCCTGCTGATCATTCCGCGCAGTTCCGACCGTTTGAATGATCGTTACGGCCATCTGGCGGTGCTTTATGTGCTGGGCGCGATCGGCCTGTTCCTCAGTGCCTGGCTGTCGTTGCCGGTGGCGCAACTGGCGGCGTTGTGTCTGGTGGCGTTCGCGCTGTTTTCCTGCACGGCGGTGTTCTGGACGTTGCCGGGGCGGTTCTTTGCCGGCGCCAGTGCGGCGGCCGGGATTGCCTTGATCAACTCGGTGGGCAACCTCGGCGGCTACATCGGCCCGTTCGTGATCGGCGCCTTGAAGGAATACACCGGCAACCTCGCTTCGGGCCTGTACTTCCTGTCCGGCGTGATGGTGTTCGGACTGATTCTGACGGGCGTCGTCTATCGCTTGCTGGAGCGCAAGCATGTGCTCCCAGTCGAGCAATTTGCAGCGAGCGCCCGAGGCGCCACGCGCACCTGA
- a CDS encoding IlvD/Edd family dehydratase → MSDKKPTLRSAQWFGTADKNGFMYRSWMKNQGIADHQFHGKPIIGICNTWSELTPCNAHFRQIAEHVKRGVIEAGGFPVEFPVFSNGESNLRPTAMLTRNLASMDVEEAIRGNPIDGVVLLTGCDKTTPALLMGAASCDVPAIVVTGGPMLNGKHKGKDIGSGTVVWQLSEQVKAGTITIDDFLAAEGGMSRSAGTCNTMGTASTMACMAEALGTSLPHNAAIPAVDARRYVLAHMSGMRAVEMVREDLKLSKILTKEAFENAIRVNAAIGGSTNAVIHLKAIAGRIGVELDLDDWTRMGRGMPTIVDLQPSGRFLMEEFYYAGGLPAVLRRLGEANLIPNPNALTVNGKSIGENTKDAPIYGEDEVIRTLDNPIRADGGICVLRGNLAPLGAVLKPSAATPELMQHRGRAVVFENFDMYKARINDPELDVDANSILVMKNCGPKGYPGMAEVGNMGLPAKLLAQGVTDMVRISDARMSGTAYGTVVLHVAPEAAAGGPLAAVKEGDWIELDCASGRLHLDIPDAELAARMADLQPPQQLLVGGYRQLYIDHVLQADQGCDFDFLVGCRGAEVPRHSH, encoded by the coding sequence ATGTCTGATAAGAAACCCACCCTGCGCTCCGCCCAATGGTTTGGCACGGCCGACAAGAACGGCTTCATGTACCGCAGCTGGATGAAGAATCAAGGCATCGCCGACCATCAGTTCCATGGCAAGCCGATCATCGGCATCTGCAACACCTGGTCGGAACTGACGCCGTGCAACGCGCACTTCCGCCAGATCGCGGAGCACGTCAAGCGCGGGGTGATCGAGGCCGGCGGGTTCCCGGTGGAATTCCCGGTGTTCTCCAACGGCGAATCGAACCTGCGCCCGACCGCCATGCTGACCCGCAACCTGGCGAGCATGGACGTCGAGGAAGCGATTCGCGGCAACCCGATTGACGGCGTGGTGCTGCTGACCGGTTGCGACAAGACCACCCCGGCCCTGCTGATGGGCGCGGCCAGTTGCGACGTGCCGGCGATCGTGGTTACCGGCGGGCCGATGCTCAACGGCAAGCACAAGGGCAAGGACATTGGTTCCGGCACGGTGGTCTGGCAGCTCAGCGAACAGGTCAAAGCCGGCACTATCACGATTGACGATTTCCTCGCGGCCGAGGGCGGCATGTCCCGCTCGGCCGGTACCTGCAACACCATGGGCACCGCGTCGACCATGGCCTGCATGGCCGAAGCCTTGGGCACTTCGCTGCCGCACAACGCGGCGATTCCGGCGGTGGATGCGCGGCGTTATGTGCTGGCGCACATGTCCGGCATGCGTGCGGTCGAGATGGTTCGTGAAGATCTGAAGCTGTCGAAGATCCTGACCAAGGAAGCCTTCGAGAACGCGATCCGGGTCAATGCGGCGATTGGCGGTTCGACCAACGCGGTAATCCACCTCAAAGCCATCGCCGGGCGCATCGGCGTCGAGCTGGATCTGGACGACTGGACCCGGATGGGCCGTGGCATGCCGACCATCGTCGACCTGCAACCGTCCGGGCGTTTCCTGATGGAAGAGTTCTACTACGCCGGGGGCTTGCCGGCCGTGCTACGTCGCCTGGGCGAGGCCAATCTGATTCCCAACCCGAACGCTTTGACCGTCAATGGCAAATCCATCGGCGAGAACACCAAGGACGCACCGATCTACGGTGAAGACGAAGTGATCCGCACCCTCGACAATCCGATACGCGCCGACGGCGGTATCTGTGTGTTGCGCGGCAACCTGGCGCCACTGGGCGCAGTACTCAAGCCGTCAGCCGCCACGCCGGAACTGATGCAGCACCGTGGCCGCGCCGTCGTGTTCGAGAACTTCGACATGTACAAGGCGCGAATCAACGACCCGGAACTGGACGTCGATGCGAACTCGATCCTGGTGATGAAAAACTGCGGGCCGAAGGGTTATCCCGGTATGGCCGAAGTCGGCAACATGGGCTTGCCGGCCAAGCTCCTGGCGCAGGGTGTGACCGACATGGTGCGCATTTCCGACGCCCGCATGAGCGGCACTGCTTACGGCACCGTTGTGTTGCATGTCGCCCCCGAAGCGGCGGCCGGCGGGCCTTTGGCGGCGGTGAAAGAAGGCGACTGGATCGAGCTGGACTGCGCCAGCGGGCGTTTGCACCTGGACATTCCGGACGCCGAACTGGCGGCGCGCATGGCGGATCTGCAACCGCCGCAGCAGCTGTTGGTGGGTGGGTATCGTCAGCTGTATATCGACCATGTGCTGCAGGCGGATCAAGGCTGCGATTTCGACTTCCTCGTAGGTTGCCGAGGGGCTGAAGTACCGCGCCATTCCCACTAA
- a CDS encoding FadR/GntR family transcriptional regulator: MDYRKPSDRKSMHSRIVQELGMQIVSGRFLPCDKLPAEALLCEEYAVSRPVLREATRVLVAKGLVYSKPRVGTVVKPRREWHMLDPDVLHWLMQSSPQNEFFNVLTSVRSIIEPAAAALAAQHATDADIASIAEAYQRMEAAPTPEALLQPDLDFHSRIADATHNDLLANLCNMLSVAIAEALKHSNQRPNLHELALPRHKAILTAIENRDALGARHATLVQLDDARSALSVVLGTELS, encoded by the coding sequence ATGGATTACCGCAAACCTTCCGACCGTAAAAGCATGCACTCGCGCATCGTCCAGGAACTGGGCATGCAGATTGTTTCCGGACGCTTTCTGCCCTGCGACAAGCTGCCCGCCGAAGCCTTGCTCTGCGAGGAGTACGCGGTCAGCCGGCCGGTGTTGCGCGAAGCCACGCGAGTGCTGGTCGCCAAGGGCCTGGTGTATTCGAAACCCCGCGTCGGCACCGTGGTCAAGCCGCGCCGTGAATGGCACATGCTCGACCCGGACGTGCTGCACTGGCTGATGCAAAGCAGCCCGCAGAATGAGTTCTTCAATGTCCTGACCAGCGTGCGCAGCATCATCGAACCGGCCGCCGCCGCCCTCGCCGCCCAGCACGCCACCGATGCCGACATTGCGTCGATTGCCGAGGCTTACCAACGCATGGAAGCCGCGCCGACCCCGGAGGCCTTGCTGCAACCGGATCTGGACTTCCACAGCCGGATTGCCGATGCGACGCATAACGACTTGCTGGCGAACCTGTGCAACATGCTGTCGGTGGCGATTGCCGAAGCGCTGAAGCATTCGAATCAGCGGCCGAATCTGCATGAGCTGGCGTTGCCTCGGCACAAGGCGATTTTGACAGCGATCGAAAATCGGGATGCGTTGGGGGCGCGGCATGCGACGTTGGTGCAGCTGGATGATGCGCGCAGTGCGCTTAGTGTCGTGCTTGGCACCGAACTCTCCTGA
- a CDS encoding efflux RND transporter permease subunit — protein sequence MTSLSTHHQDKATFLERLIFNNRPAVIVICLLVSIFLFWQATLIRPSTSFEKMIPLKHPFIEKMMEHRNDLANLGNTVRISVEAKDGDIFSKEYMETLRQINDEVFYISGVDRSGLKSLWSPSVRWTEVTEEGFAGGEVIPQSYNGSQDSLDLLRNNVLKSGQVGRLVANDFKSSIVDIPLLESYPDPQDQGKLLALDYRQFSHELEDKIRNKFEAQNPNVKIHIVGFAKKVGDLIDGLVMVVMFFGIAFVITLILLLWFTNCLRSTVAVLSTTLVAVVWQLGLMHFFGFGLDPYSMLVPFLIFAIGISHGVQKINGIALQSGEADNALTAARRTFRQLFLPGMIAILADAVGFITLLIIDIGVIRELAIGASIGVAVIVFTNLILLPVAISYVGISKRAIAKSKKDAHREHPFWRLLSNFANPKVAPISIALALVAFGGGLWYSQNLKIGDLDQGAPELRPDSRYNKDNNFIISNYSTSSDVLVVMVKTKSEGCSRYEAMAPIDELMWKMQNTEGVQSAISLVTVSKQMIKGMNEGNLKWETLSRNPDVLNNSIARADGLYNNSCSLAPVLVFLNDHKAETLDRAVHAVQDFAKENNKEGLEFILAAGNAGIEAATNEVIKKSELTILILVYICVAVMCMITFRSWAATLCIVLPLVLTSVLGNALMAFMGIGVKVATLPVVALGVGIGVDYGIYIYSRLESFLRAGLPLQEAYYQTLKSTGKAVLFTGLCLAIGVCTWIFSAIKFQADMGLMLTFMLLWNMFGALWLLPALAKFLIKPEKLAGQKGNSLFAH from the coding sequence ATGACTTCCTTGAGCACTCATCATCAGGACAAGGCGACGTTTCTCGAGCGCCTGATCTTCAACAACCGCCCGGCAGTGATCGTGATCTGCCTGCTGGTCAGCATTTTCCTGTTCTGGCAGGCCACGCTGATCCGCCCGTCCACCAGTTTCGAAAAGATGATCCCGCTCAAGCATCCGTTCATTGAAAAGATGATGGAGCACCGCAACGATCTGGCGAACCTGGGCAACACCGTGCGTATTTCGGTGGAAGCGAAGGACGGCGACATCTTCTCCAAGGAGTACATGGAGACCCTGCGTCAGATCAACGACGAGGTGTTCTACATCTCCGGCGTCGACCGTTCCGGCCTCAAGTCGTTGTGGAGCCCGAGCGTGCGCTGGACCGAAGTGACCGAGGAAGGTTTTGCCGGTGGCGAAGTGATCCCGCAGAGCTACAACGGCTCTCAGGACAGCCTCGATCTGCTGCGCAACAACGTGCTCAAGTCCGGTCAGGTCGGACGTCTGGTGGCCAACGACTTCAAGTCGAGCATCGTCGATATCCCGCTGCTGGAGTCCTACCCGGACCCGCAGGACCAGGGCAAGCTGCTGGCGCTGGACTATCGCCAGTTCTCCCATGAGCTTGAAGACAAGATCCGCAACAAGTTCGAAGCACAGAACCCCAACGTCAAGATCCACATCGTCGGTTTCGCCAAGAAGGTCGGCGACCTGATCGACGGCCTGGTGATGGTGGTGATGTTCTTCGGCATTGCCTTCGTCATCACCCTGATCCTGCTGCTGTGGTTCACCAACTGCCTGCGCAGCACCGTGGCGGTGTTGAGCACCACGCTGGTGGCGGTGGTCTGGCAACTCGGGTTGATGCACTTCTTCGGGTTCGGCCTGGATCCGTATTCGATGCTGGTGCCGTTCCTGATCTTTGCTATCGGTATTTCCCACGGCGTGCAGAAGATCAACGGGATCGCCCTGCAATCCGGCGAGGCGGACAACGCGCTGACGGCTGCACGGCGGACATTCCGTCAGCTGTTCCTGCCAGGGATGATCGCGATTCTGGCGGACGCCGTCGGCTTCATCACGCTGCTGATCATCGACATCGGCGTGATTCGCGAGCTGGCCATCGGCGCCTCCATCGGCGTGGCGGTGATCGTGTTCACCAACCTGATCCTGCTGCCGGTGGCGATTTCCTATGTCGGCATCAGCAAGCGAGCCATCGCCAAGAGCAAGAAAGACGCGCACCGCGAACATCCGTTCTGGCGCCTGCTGTCGAACTTCGCCAACCCGAAAGTCGCCCCGATTTCCATCGCCCTGGCGCTGGTCGCCTTCGGTGGCGGCCTCTGGTACAGCCAGAACCTGAAGATCGGCGACCTCGACCAGGGCGCGCCGGAACTGCGTCCGGACTCGCGCTACAACAAGGACAACAACTTCATCATCAGCAACTACTCGACCAGTTCCGACGTGCTGGTGGTGATGGTCAAGACCAAGTCCGAAGGCTGCTCGCGCTATGAAGCCATGGCGCCGATCGACGAGCTGATGTGGAAGATGCAGAACACCGAGGGCGTGCAGTCGGCGATCTCGCTGGTGACCGTGTCCAAGCAGATGATCAAGGGCATGAACGAGGGCAACCTGAAATGGGAAACCCTGTCGCGCAACCCGGACGTGCTGAACAACTCCATCGCCCGGGCTGACGGCCTGTACAACAACAGTTGCTCGCTGGCGCCGGTGCTGGTGTTCCTCAACGATCACAAAGCCGAAACCCTGGATCGCGCGGTGCATGCGGTGCAGGACTTCGCCAAGGAAAACAACAAGGAAGGCCTGGAATTCATCCTCGCCGCCGGTAACGCCGGGATCGAAGCGGCCACCAACGAGGTGATCAAGAAGTCCGAGCTGACCATCCTGATCCTGGTGTACATCTGCGTGGCGGTCATGTGCATGATCACCTTCCGCTCGTGGGCGGCGACCCTGTGCATCGTGCTGCCGCTGGTGCTGACCTCGGTGCTGGGCAACGCGCTGATGGCGTTCATGGGCATCGGCGTGAAAGTGGCGACGCTGCCGGTGGTGGCGCTGGGCGTGGGGATCGGCGTGGACTACGGCATCTACATCTACAGCCGCCTGGAAAGTTTCCTGCGTGCCGGCCTGCCGTTGCAGGAAGCCTATTACCAGACCCTGAAATCCACCGGTAAAGCGGTGCTGTTCACCGGTCTGTGTCTGGCGATCGGCGTGTGCACCTGGATCTTCTCGGCGATCAAGTTCCAGGCCGACATGGGCCTGATGCTGACCTTCATGCTGCTGTGGAACATGTTCGGTGCGCTGTGGCTGTTGCCGGCACTGGCGAAGTTCCTGATCAAACCGGAGAAACTGGCGGGGCAGAAGGGGAATTCGTTGTTTGCCCACTGA
- a CDS encoding WD40/YVTN/BNR-like repeat-containing protein: MSRCRPPALRNTALLATALSLLGFATLSAPVLAAEAPADVVYSTESAKASKSLMLDVVHAGTRLVAVGDRGHILYSDDQGKTWTQAKVPSRQLLTSVYFVDDKHGWAVGHDAQILASEDGGLTWTKQFEDLKRESPLLDVWFKDVNSGLAVGAYGALLETTDGGKHWEDVSDRLDNEDQFHLNAIGAVKDAGLFIVGESGSMFRSADWGQTWEKLEGPYEGSLFGVIGTAQPQTLLAYGLRGNLYRSTDFGSTWEQVELKAARGSLEFGLSGATLLADGSIVIVGNGGSVVSSSDNGETFSVFNRPDRISLSSVTAAGNGNLILSGQGGVRVTTANGAELGK; this comes from the coding sequence ATGAGTCGTTGCCGCCCGCCGGCGTTACGCAACACCGCGTTGCTGGCCACAGCACTCTCTCTGCTGGGCTTTGCCACATTGTCGGCGCCGGTGCTCGCCGCCGAAGCGCCAGCCGACGTGGTCTATTCCACCGAATCGGCCAAGGCCTCGAAAAGCCTGATGCTCGATGTCGTTCATGCCGGAACCCGGCTGGTGGCGGTCGGGGATCGCGGACACATTCTCTATTCCGACGACCAGGGCAAGACCTGGACCCAGGCCAAGGTGCCGAGCCGCCAGTTGCTGACCTCCGTGTATTTCGTCGATGACAAGCACGGCTGGGCCGTCGGCCACGACGCACAGATCCTCGCCAGCGAAGACGGCGGCCTGACCTGGACCAAACAGTTCGAAGACCTCAAGCGCGAATCGCCCCTGCTCGACGTCTGGTTCAAGGACGTCAACAGCGGCCTGGCCGTGGGTGCCTACGGCGCGCTGCTGGAAACCACCGACGGCGGCAAGCACTGGGAAGACGTCAGTGATCGCCTCGACAACGAAGACCAGTTCCACCTCAACGCCATCGGTGCGGTAAAAGACGCCGGCCTGTTCATCGTCGGCGAATCGGGCAGCATGTTCCGCTCCGCCGACTGGGGCCAGACCTGGGAAAAACTCGAAGGCCCATACGAAGGTTCGCTGTTCGGCGTGATCGGCACGGCGCAACCGCAAACCCTGCTGGCTTACGGTCTGCGCGGCAATCTTTACCGCTCCACCGATTTCGGCAGCACCTGGGAGCAAGTCGAACTGAAAGCCGCGCGCGGTTCGCTGGAATTCGGCCTTTCCGGTGCCACGCTGCTTGCGGACGGCTCCATCGTCATCGTTGGCAACGGCGGCTCGGTGGTCAGCAGCAGCGACAATGGCGAAACCTTCAGCGTGTTCAACCGTCCGGATCGTATCTCGCTGTCGTCGGTCACCGCCGCCGGCAACGGCAATCTGATCCTGAGCGGGCAGGGTGGCGTTCGGGTGACTACTGCGAACGGCGCCGAGCTGGGCAAATGA